The sequence below is a genomic window from Oreochromis aureus strain Israel breed Guangdong linkage group 12, ZZ_aureus, whole genome shotgun sequence.
GCAGTGATTTCTATGACATAATCATGCCTGTTTTTCAGTGCTGCCTGAGGGCCTAAAGATCAAGGGTATCCATCTGTTTTCAGCCTGTATTTATTTGTCCCttgcgcacagagatttcttCAGATGTCCTGAATCTTTTTAAACAGAGATATTCTTTTTATACCCAGTCATGTTATTGACCTGTTGCCCGTTAACCTGACTGGCTACAAAatgttcctctgtctctttttAGTATCACTTGCTGTTCCAAGCTTTTGTTGGCTCCGTCCCAACTTTTTTTGAGATGTATttctgccatcaaattcaaaatgaccttgtgtttttttctcagtttaaatatctgatgtgttttctgtgttcttttgTGAAAAAATGagggtttatgagatttgcaaatcaatgtattcatcttttatttacattttacacagcattcCACAATCCCAGCTTTGTTTAAAATTGGGATTGTATTTTGTGTGGATTGTATGCACCCCGCTGAAGTAAACAGGCATTAAAATGATTTCATATAGAACAGcttgaaaaaacactttttgtaCCCACGTAGTATTGCAGATTAGCTGCTCTTCAAGGGAATTATGAGCGCCTTTCTCAAAGGTTTATGTCATGCTTTTTAAAGTAATATGTGGGATAACAAATTCTTCGTGGTGTTAATGTAGAAATTGACCTTTTCTTTTCAGCCAACTACAGGATATTTGCATTTATAATTTGCTGATATACGCATGAATCCATTTTTGTCATTATTGTTTCCGCTCCTTCGGAGCCCCCAAAGTTTTAATCAGTACTGCACACTCAGGTGATGTGTTTTATCTCTCCACTGCTAATATTCAATACCAAGCAGCGGTATTGGTTGGGGGTTAGGGTTCTTTCTGATGGCTCTTCCATGCAGACATAATCACCCCTTCATGAAACCTTCCAGCAGCTCATTTGCAGTCATGATGTTTCTGCAGTTTATTTGAAAAATTTCTTGGACTTCCTGAGCTTTACATGGCCTCAACAGCCCCCCTTAAGTTCCTGTCATAATATGTCAATAAAACTGTAATTAAGTAGCTCAGAAAAAGGAAAGCTGATTAATCTGTCAAACACTGGACAATAAATGACTGGGTGGTCATTTAAAGGAAGAGAAACGTCTCAAGGATGTGGTGTAACATTGTTCCATATTTAAAATTCTTATTGATAAATATTGTTTTCTAgacatatttattttctttaaagtttgTATCTATATCTCGTGTTATTTCATGGTTTCTTTCCAATTTTTAATATCTCCTgctgatttctttttaattgttttacagTGAAGCAcctgaaaatagaaaaaaacacctcacaaaatgCTTCTCAATTTGAGCCTGTTGCAGAGAAAGGTAATGAGGACATCCAGTCAAAGTATTAGTTTGCACCGTTCACAGTGTTTTTAACGGGGATTAACAAACTCTTTGCCTTGCAGAGTTTGAAAGTACAGAGGGACATCTTCAGTCGAATGCTATAACAGTAGGTTCAAATGGAAAtgtaaagtaaatgtaaaatgaaCAAGTTTAATAAGAGTTAATAAAGCCATgacttgtctttgtttttctctttcagctAAATGGCTGCAGTGCCACCCACCTTCGTTTCATCATCACCGCAGGATATGATCACTTTGTCTCAGTTCACAGAGTCAGTGTAAAAAATTAACGCACataattaaaattaatgtgtgtaTAACATTTACGAGGTGTGATCATAAACTTATGCAGCGAAACCCATAAAAATCAAAAACCATACCTTATTTAAATTTGGCCTGACTTGAATTTAATTTTGGTTACACATTTGGTTTAGCCTAGATTGTACTCAGTTGGGAACTTGGATAGCTGGAAACCCAAGAGCTGAGTAGTTATTCCTGTTATACTTCTTTAACAAGTCTGTGTGGTCacgagaataaaaaaaaatggcagacaTTAAAACATCCACACAAACCCTCGTGCTAACCATCTGATGACAAAATTTATGTCACTGGGACCCAAGCAGACCCAAGCAGACCCTAGCGGACTCGTGGATACAGAATGTATAAAGCAgaatttatttttcagcagATGTAGCGCGTTTGCAGTCTGGTGATGGCCCATCTACCTGTAGAGAGCTCTGTTGTCAAGTATGTAGTACAGTCTGTAAGCCCCTCttgcttgtgttgttgttggtcaGTCAGCCAGCTGCGAAAAATAGCAAAGttgtaaaaacagtgaaaagtgTCCGCTGCACCGATTGTCTGTAGTTTTTGATCCTTAAAGTTTATTTCATGGTTTCTCCTGTTCCTGTTGAACTCCAACCTATTCTAGCCCACTTCTCAACTAGTCACCACTCAGACAGTACCTCCACATGAAATAGGAGGAAAAGGAGTCAAAACCAGaaacaaataaagttttttttcaacaaaaccATCTTTTCAAACTGCTGCAAGATCTCTCTCTATATGATCTGTGAATTTCTGAGCTTCTGATAGATCATTAAAATGGTGTTAAAAACCTACAAATTGGTTCCCTCAACGCGCCAGGTTATAAAAATTGTCGTATGCTTGCGTTCAGACAGTGCAAGGCAGGTGTAAAGAGGCCCTGAGATGCCTCTGGTTATAGAGCTCCACACTGACTGCTTGAGTGCTGGCTCAGATCCAGAAGTGCACAAAAAGATGACCTTCAGTCATGGATACTGAAATTTGAAGTGAAATCAGGcatactttttattttcatggaaGTTGTGCAACGTTGTGAGCTCATCAcatgtataaaaataatatgaccatttcttttttttcataaacatatacagtcaggtccataaatatttggacagaaacaacattttttctgattttggttctgtatattaccacaatgaattttaaatgaaaatactctgatgcagttgaagtgcagactttcagctttaattcattgcttaaaaatgtgagaaactaaagtgttttttaaaaactcaatCTCTTTGTTCCAAGTAGTTGGtcaaattaaataactgaaaataaaagataaaggtttcctcctttttaataCTGTGCCAGTCCTTTACTGCAGCagctttcagttgctgtttgtttgtgggccATTATCCACATCTCCATGTGGATCATGTGGATACCCTCAAATGAAGGTGGAGAGTCTCCACATTATGTCCGTGTCCATTACAGAACTATAACTAGAATATGTTTCTGTAAACGGGTAAAAAAACAACGCTTGTGTCGGTGTCCAAATATATATGGACCTAACTGCATGACTTTGTggtatttcatttttaattaaacaataataaaaaacccacacacacaagcattaTTTGACATAGCTGGGGAACTATGAATCTTCTTGGGATATGTTCTATAGAGAAAACATTTGAATGTATTTTTAAGCCTGCCTTATGATTAGGACATTTGTGTCAAtccattttcacagtttttgctTATTTAATGTTATGGATTCACTAATGGGCCTTATTTTAAATCCTACATTCGACTGTTCCTGCCTATTTCACAAGCTGATAATTGGCAAAGCCTTAGAATAAAAGAGCCGGATGGTGATGAATGGTAGAATTACTTACAAAGgaagtttctctctctgtgtgagaGATAGAATTAATTAAGTAATTTTGAGCAGCAGGGGCTTAAATTGGAATCCATACAGCCCGCCCACCACCCACCCCCATCCTCACGAACAGAATTTGACATTGCCACAGACATTTATAACCATGGGCAACCTTGCTGGGGGGTTGGGGGACCAGATGGTTTCCCAGCCAACGAGTGAGTGTCTAAAGACTCCAGGCCTGTTCACACAAAATATTCAAGCCTCCTCTTCTACTTACTGTATATATCCTTTAGACACACACAGTAACGCTTCCTCATAAACACTCATAAACCTATCTACCTCAGCTGCCATTTCAACTTGTCGGTAGCAAAGGCTTCAGCAGTATGCGAGGACCCTTTGGGACTCCCTCCCCAATTACTTTTCTGACTGCACGAGGCTTGGGGATTTGCGGCGCCTGTGTTTGTTATAGCTTGGTCTGCATGCAGGGCCCTGAATAAaccaataaaaatatgaaatagttGCCTGAATAACTGGCCTCCTGATAGTTTAGAGCAACTAATTGCTTAGGGGTATAGTTCGGATGGAGCACATTTGAGTATGTGAGTGTGTAATGAGTAATGAGGCCAAGGCAGAAACTGATACGGTGTTATTGACTCTTCTATTATTTACCAGTATggaatatttattatatttttgaaaGTAAGGTTTGGACCGTGAAATGCAGTGCTTCAGAGTCATAGGAGAACATTTTTCCCTCCTCGGTAGTTCAGGTGTGAATTTTAATTCAtgtgtttgctttaaaaatgtaaccAAAGAGCCTCGTTTTGCATGTTGAACAGGTCTGAAAGAGCTCCTCTGTGTTATTAATGAATTCAGGCCCTTTTGTGCTTGACTATCAGCCGATCAGAAGAAACACAGCAGGATATGAGTGAATTATTATCATGTCACTGCAGGGTAGGGCTAAATTATCACCCAGTCTACTGATGGCTGTCTAACTGCTGTTCAGTCATACTCAGACATCTGCTAGACCAGAACTCTGTATGTTCAGCTGAGTCTATAAAAAGAGATTGGATCCTCCCTGAAAACCCCTGTTCAGTAGATGATACAGCTGACAGAGGTCGATTTTTGTAAAATTATTAAAAGCCTGCAATAAATATGTATGCATGCAATATATTTTTCAGTTAATTATCagttaaaacacattaaaatggcTACGTTTCAAAATCACAGGaaaaacattgcattttttaATTGCAATTGTGTAAATATAGTTGATGTTTTGTATGTGGTTATTTTGAGGAAGAAATCCGCCACCCACCCCAGCtctgttattttctttcatgaCAAACCAGCGACTCTGAATTTCTTGTTATCTCTTCAGTGTGGTCCTCCATTCACGTTGGTGACGAAGCCACGCGCGCCGACAATGGGCCTTAATTTGATTTCAGTTTTGATTTGGTCTCATCAGCTCATTTATGACAGAAGCTGAGACACAACGAGCTGTTGTGAAAGGAAGGAAGTGGTATCAAAAGGCCGAAATTAGCTGATTAGATGGGAGAGGGAAACAATCTTCCTATTATTTAAGCCCAACAGGAATGGAGAATGATAGTGAAGAATTGACACTCATATTTATTTATGAGTTTAATTCCAGCAATTGCTCATCAAATTCACCCTTATGCAATTCAGTTGAGAAACATATTAAAAGATAGTTGTAGTAATGATTAAAAACAGGCATAATGGGAGTTGGTGCTGCTTCTTTGGGAGATAGAAAAAGCTCTTTAATCTGTTTTCTGGCAAAATTAGTCTCACTAAACCGGTTTCCAAAGAAGCTG
It includes:
- the hspb11 gene encoding intraflagellar transport protein 25 homolog; its protein translation is MIESSLTSLGAKVVLAASSDENHPPESIIDGNTKTFWMSTGMFPQEFIIHFPEPTNIGTVTVDSYNVKHLKIEKNTSQNASQFEPVAEKEFESTEGHLQSNAITLNGCSATHLRFIITAGYDHFVSVHRVSVKN